Proteins from a single region of Chengkuizengella sediminis:
- a CDS encoding YugN family protein, producing MILEKTKLQGLQSELKYMDEITSGLGFVRGQWEYFRATYDFRIQDQKNDVYFLRVNCRVIDGKMESPYAVLTPEDIYIGIESFPHGLDYSVEIPKSVLKIANDKMSELEKLLS from the coding sequence ATGATATTAGAAAAAACAAAATTACAAGGGTTACAAAGTGAATTAAAATATATGGATGAAATCACAAGTGGACTTGGATTTGTCAGAGGGCAGTGGGAATACTTCCGTGCTACATATGATTTTAGAATTCAAGATCAAAAAAATGATGTGTATTTTTTAAGAGTAAATTGCAGAGTTATTGACGGGAAAATGGAATCTCCATATGCAGTTCTAACACCAGAAGATATATACATAGGTATAGAGTCGTTCCCACACGGACTAGATTATAGTGTTGAAATCCCTAAATCTGTTTTAAAAATTGCAAATGATAAAATGTCTGAATTAGAAAAGCTATTGAGCTAG
- a CDS encoding helicase-associated domain-containing protein — MNCEKYLSQLPPSYLREIQTQSTYEKLIKHGYELKECLTSPLLLEKCYEKLNNIEKDTLSWLIKNVGYEPFEWKHVISLVEGQLSKAELKVGLTLLRQKGIVFTFRKTWGEHIYVIPKDAFHSWVKVLLPEINNVSCINDEEVEPLDRLGRGLIFDLFQMIIYIGKNEVSLTQNRMIKKRQLQKMCNLIDINEDDLKYIDLKYMGQDLYPKAFVLVYDLLLRLQLVEQKSKHVEINRDKVHGWLLQNSQQMNRTLYEVWHQICMPDHVWLQLIWAKIETISYDMWYPIQELVNWIEHTKLMSCHDIENMQCFNQLLNWMKVFVGFGWIQVGKTNKNEMVFKWKINLNSTDELLKLDEKQFYIQADFEVIVPPDIPFQIRWELESMSEMTYSDVIMRYTMTKETIKTAVQNGRTTTDIIQFLNTHSKYGLPDNVKKSVEDWSEQVGKTVFQEVLLLRCSDENTAKHIGDNPLFQSYIMEKLGDKDFIIQKNLVKELIKKLEGSGYSPLFSSVQQGNEEENVQFPCFNKTSNASFILENSKGTYGLVDSNKTMLYYEMEQKFPSVKDVYPTLEEIPTIWLKQYRSYHPSTEKEIIQKAIESHVYLKLRKNNVERTILPQKLEEKEGLISMHAVEKNAEITLFSHDWEEMRLIFPGINDK; from the coding sequence ATGAACTGTGAAAAGTACCTTTCGCAATTACCCCCTTCCTATTTAAGAGAAATTCAAACACAATCCACTTATGAAAAATTAATTAAACATGGGTATGAACTTAAGGAGTGTTTAACCTCCCCACTATTACTAGAAAAGTGTTATGAGAAATTAAATAACATAGAAAAGGATACTTTATCTTGGTTAATTAAAAATGTAGGATATGAGCCTTTTGAATGGAAACATGTAATATCATTGGTAGAGGGTCAGCTCTCAAAAGCTGAATTAAAAGTGGGGCTAACGCTTTTAAGACAAAAAGGAATTGTTTTTACATTTCGTAAAACGTGGGGAGAACATATCTATGTGATTCCAAAAGATGCTTTTCACTCATGGGTAAAAGTATTGCTACCTGAAATTAATAATGTAAGCTGCATCAATGATGAAGAAGTTGAACCCTTGGATAGATTAGGTAGGGGTTTAATTTTTGATCTATTTCAAATGATCATTTACATAGGAAAAAATGAGGTTTCATTAACACAAAATCGAATGATTAAAAAGAGACAGCTTCAGAAGATGTGCAATTTAATTGATATCAACGAAGATGATTTAAAATATATTGATTTAAAATATATGGGACAAGACCTTTATCCAAAAGCATTTGTACTTGTTTATGACCTGTTGTTAAGATTACAGCTAGTGGAGCAAAAATCAAAACATGTTGAAATAAATAGGGATAAAGTTCATGGGTGGTTACTTCAGAATAGTCAGCAAATGAATAGAACCTTATATGAAGTTTGGCATCAAATATGTATGCCAGATCATGTTTGGCTTCAATTAATATGGGCAAAAATCGAGACCATTTCTTATGATATGTGGTATCCTATACAAGAGCTAGTAAATTGGATAGAACATACTAAATTAATGTCGTGTCATGATATAGAAAATATGCAATGTTTCAATCAACTTTTAAACTGGATGAAGGTATTCGTAGGTTTTGGGTGGATTCAGGTAGGAAAAACCAATAAAAATGAAATGGTTTTTAAATGGAAAATAAATTTGAATTCCACAGATGAGCTATTAAAACTAGATGAAAAGCAATTTTATATTCAGGCTGATTTTGAGGTTATCGTTCCCCCTGATATCCCATTCCAAATTCGATGGGAATTAGAAAGTATGTCAGAAATGACTTATTCAGATGTTATCATGCGTTATACAATGACTAAAGAAACGATAAAGACTGCAGTGCAAAATGGAAGAACTACAACAGATATTATTCAATTTCTAAATACACATTCAAAATATGGGTTACCTGATAATGTGAAAAAATCTGTTGAAGATTGGTCTGAGCAAGTTGGGAAAACTGTTTTTCAAGAAGTTCTTCTTTTACGTTGCTCGGATGAAAACACAGCAAAACATATTGGTGACAATCCGTTATTTCAATCTTATATAATGGAAAAACTAGGAGATAAAGATTTTATTATACAAAAGAATCTGGTAAAAGAATTGATAAAGAAATTAGAGGGCAGTGGATATTCCCCACTATTTTCATCAGTACAACAAGGAAATGAGGAGGAAAATGTACAATTCCCATGTTTCAATAAAACATCTAATGCTTCGTTCATATTAGAAAATTCAAAGGGAACATATGGATTGGTGGACTCAAACAAAACCATGTTATATTATGAAATGGAACAAAAATTTCCTAGTGTAAAAGACGTTTATCCTACCTTAGAAGAAATTCCGACTATTTGGTTAAAGCAATATAGATCTTACCATCCATCTACAGAAAAAGAAATCATTCAGAAAGCAATTGAAAGTCATGTGTATTTAAAATTAAGAAAAAACAATGTGGAAAGAACAATATTACCTCAAAAATTAGAAGAAAAAGAAGGTTTAATTTCAATGCACGCCGTTGAAAAAAATGCTGAAATCACCTTATTTTCCCATGATTGGGAGGAAATGAGGTTGATTTTCCCCGGGATTAATGATAAATAG
- a CDS encoding YlbF family regulator, with the protein MSVITELDMSTVLMEAYDLGDMINASEELHNYLYWKKEIERDQQVQLLVNQFLKKKEIYEDCQRFGQFHPDYHSALEEVQKVEEKLNELERVKKFKEAEEKIDDLLYSVSKLIAHEISEEIKVPSNHPLPTVAGCGSGGCSGKCS; encoded by the coding sequence ATGAGTGTAATCACTGAGTTAGATATGTCCACGGTGTTAATGGAAGCATATGATCTTGGTGATATGATAAATGCTTCTGAAGAGCTTCACAATTATTTATACTGGAAAAAAGAAATAGAGAGAGATCAACAGGTTCAATTACTAGTAAATCAATTTTTAAAAAAGAAGGAAATTTATGAGGATTGTCAAAGATTTGGACAATTTCATCCTGATTATCACTCTGCATTGGAAGAAGTACAAAAAGTGGAAGAAAAACTGAATGAATTGGAGCGAGTGAAAAAGTTTAAGGAAGCAGAGGAGAAAATAGATGATTTACTTTACTCAGTTTCCAAATTAATCGCTCATGAAATATCAGAAGAAATTAAAGTACCGAGTAATCATCCATTACCGACTGTTGCTGGCTGCGGATCTGGTGGATGTAGTGGAAAGTGTAGCTAA
- a CDS encoding DUF3899 domain-containing protein, with amino-acid sequence MFLFKKNVILFNIISFLSPFLLSLVYYNKVTFVSYINSLFVVSIAYILLTLLLIVVKGGFFDFFYSSFRKVFKRTTRQGEMLGDDIDTMLLPSEMSKFRIIKPLFTTGMTLFCIMLLCLLFYYL; translated from the coding sequence ATGTTTTTATTCAAAAAAAATGTAATTTTATTCAATATAATTAGCTTTTTATCGCCCTTTTTGCTGTCCTTGGTTTATTATAATAAGGTTACCTTCGTCTCATATATCAATTCTTTATTTGTTGTTTCGATCGCATATATATTACTGACATTGTTACTTATTGTAGTAAAAGGTGGGTTTTTCGACTTTTTTTATTCTAGTTTTCGAAAGGTGTTTAAAAGAACAACCCGACAAGGTGAAATGCTTGGTGATGATATTGACACTATGTTACTCCCTTCTGAAATGTCTAAATTTAGAATTATAAAACCCCTTTTCACAACAGGAATGACCTTGTTTTGTATCATGTTGCTCTGCTTATTATTTTATTATTTATAA
- a CDS encoding CBS domain-containing protein, whose protein sequence is MTTDCVTVTMQDNIYEVAVKMKEHNIGIIPVVDNKKLIGVATDRDLVIRGYAEKKSGSTAVEEVISKNITTASPDTNINDAANLMAEQQIRRLPVVENGDLVGIVAIGDLAVRDIFENEASDALSKISEPTQESQNFAH, encoded by the coding sequence ATGACTACTGATTGTGTAACAGTAACCATGCAAGATAATATTTATGAAGTAGCAGTGAAAATGAAAGAACATAATATTGGAATTATCCCTGTTGTGGACAATAAAAAATTAATCGGTGTGGCAACTGACCGAGATTTAGTGATTAGAGGTTATGCGGAGAAGAAATCAGGATCAACGGCTGTGGAAGAAGTGATAAGCAAAAACATAACCACAGCTTCACCAGATACAAATATTAATGATGCAGCAAATTTAATGGCTGAACAGCAAATTCGAAGATTACCTGTCGTTGAAAATGGTGATCTAGTTGGTATTGTTGCGATAGGAGATTTAGCTGTACGTGATATTTTTGAAAATGAAGCTAGTGATGCGTTAAGTAAAATATCTGAACCGACTCAGGAGTCACAAAATTTTGCACATTAA
- a CDS encoding asparaginase, with protein sequence MSIIIHVKRGSMIESQHNGYIVVTDSNGLIKYHLGDPEYKTFARSSAKILQAIPIIEGMIVNNLDLSDEEIAIICSSHNGEADHVKQVQSILAKINLDPSHLLCGEQQPLHKETREKLLRKNFKFSTLHNTCSGKHAGMLILAKLLNSHVDNYLSIDHPVQQVMFNTIVEMSGAKMNEVDIAKDGCGVPVFGLTVHQLATAFARIGSSQSLSANRTQACKKILQAISLHPFYIAGTDRFDTHLIHVTQGRIIGKMGNEGVFALTIPSEDLGIAIKVRDGAERASYPTVVETLSQLNLISTLEKKELERFHYPIIKNRRNETVGRLEPAFNLLRV encoded by the coding sequence TTGTCTATTATCATACACGTAAAAAGAGGATCAATGATCGAGAGTCAACATAACGGTTACATTGTAGTTACGGATTCAAATGGTCTAATAAAATACCATTTAGGTGATCCTGAATATAAAACTTTTGCCAGGTCTAGCGCTAAAATATTGCAAGCGATTCCAATCATTGAAGGAATGATTGTGAATAACTTAGATTTAAGCGATGAAGAGATTGCAATTATTTGTTCCTCTCATAATGGAGAGGCAGACCATGTGAAACAGGTTCAGTCAATATTAGCAAAAATCAATTTAGACCCTTCACACCTATTATGTGGAGAACAACAACCTTTACATAAAGAAACCAGAGAAAAGTTATTACGCAAAAACTTCAAGTTTTCAACATTACATAATACTTGTTCCGGAAAACATGCAGGTATGCTTATTTTAGCAAAATTATTGAATAGTCATGTTGATAACTACTTATCAATAGATCATCCAGTTCAACAAGTCATGTTTAACACCATCGTTGAAATGTCAGGTGCAAAAATGAATGAAGTTGATATAGCTAAGGATGGTTGTGGTGTTCCAGTTTTTGGACTAACAGTACATCAGCTCGCCACAGCATTTGCAAGAATTGGTTCTTCTCAGTCACTTTCTGCAAATAGAACACAAGCTTGTAAAAAAATCTTGCAAGCTATCTCGTTACACCCTTTTTACATAGCAGGGACAGATCGATTTGATACACACCTCATTCATGTAACTCAAGGTCGAATCATCGGTAAGATGGGTAACGAAGGAGTCTTTGCTTTAACCATCCCTTCAGAAGATTTGGGAATAGCAATTAAGGTTAGAGATGGTGCCGAGAGAGCATCTTATCCTACAGTTGTGGAAACACTGTCACAGCTTAATCTTATTTCTACTCTTGAAAAAAAAGAATTAGAAAGATTTCATTATCCAATCATTAAAAATCGTAGAAATGAAACTGTCGGTCGCTTAGAACCTGCATTTAATCTTTTACGTGTATAA
- a CDS encoding methyl-accepting chemotaxis protein → MEKIKKNSGTQLESKYINKKFNFFGIGTKINLLFLICMIITGILLSLIITPYVTKKMEANIQSQSLMVAQTQLKSLQNYILTVAEELNLMSEVLKNKSNDEINSGFSQMQGSNSKFIDIFQIDKNGQEILRQGYSSLLEDRSEDPSYIEVYNSGSYLGNIQESNYTMGPRFIIEVSKTVTDLVNEPIGTIGTYIGMQSAWEDLRGNTDEESHNQMFLVSNKGLLVATDDEEQMNNLMNDDGSIDNLLRHEGVSDLVSNLETTSFSEENHILNGYGIFKDEKGVEQVTSYVYDHQIGGAVFIQTPVSVAFGAVTEIRNVIFAVISISLVAITIIAFLFSIRLVKPLKKLISISKRISSGDLTQTTNIVRKDEIGLLANSFDEMVVNLNQIVTKTKQASKLTLHTSEQLRSSVNEVAVASNQITAAIDEIAKGSENQATISQETDDKIHQFMELATELEEQKNEVIEKALQTQETISDNQSVLEEVISGVQSLAESTDHSSQEVSALEERTLQIKSILETSKNIAKQTNMLALNAGIEAARAGNHGKGFAVVAGEIRELAEQSKKASDHVEDIISSVDESISSVNTTMTQNIEQAKNERISAEKAKAALLEIVASMDKVLLTVNLMNKLLQEQKTNVTVIQSNSKDSSAYAMETTSSTEEVAASATETTANMNIVLKSIEELLSMSTELNKSVERFKVNQDEQK, encoded by the coding sequence GTGGAAAAAATCAAAAAAAATAGTGGGACTCAACTAGAATCAAAATACATAAATAAAAAGTTCAACTTTTTTGGAATTGGTACGAAAATAAATTTGTTGTTTCTAATATGTATGATCATTACTGGAATTCTACTCAGTTTGATCATTACACCTTATGTGACCAAAAAGATGGAGGCTAATATTCAAAGTCAGTCTTTAATGGTTGCTCAAACACAATTGAAGTCATTGCAAAATTATATTCTTACAGTAGCAGAAGAATTAAATCTCATGTCGGAAGTTCTAAAGAACAAATCAAATGATGAGATCAACAGTGGATTTTCACAAATGCAAGGTTCAAACTCAAAATTCATCGATATTTTTCAAATTGATAAAAATGGACAAGAAATATTGAGACAAGGCTATTCTTCTCTCCTAGAAGATCGGTCCGAAGATCCTTCGTATATCGAAGTATATAATTCAGGTAGCTACCTAGGTAATATTCAAGAAAGTAATTATACAATGGGACCTAGGTTTATTATAGAAGTGTCAAAAACAGTTACAGATCTAGTAAATGAACCCATAGGTACAATCGGTACATATATAGGAATGCAATCTGCCTGGGAGGATCTTAGAGGAAATACAGATGAGGAGTCACATAATCAAATGTTCTTAGTTTCTAACAAAGGACTTTTAGTGGCCACAGACGATGAAGAACAGATGAATAATTTAATGAATGATGACGGTTCGATTGATAATTTATTACGTCACGAAGGCGTTTCTGATTTGGTATCAAATTTAGAAACCACTTCATTTTCTGAGGAAAATCATATTTTAAATGGTTATGGTATTTTTAAAGATGAAAAAGGTGTAGAACAAGTTACATCTTATGTTTATGACCATCAGATTGGTGGAGCTGTTTTTATCCAAACGCCAGTAAGTGTTGCTTTTGGAGCTGTCACTGAAATCAGAAATGTTATTTTTGCTGTCATCAGTATCTCCTTAGTAGCCATTACAATTATTGCATTTTTGTTTTCAATTAGGTTAGTGAAACCGCTTAAAAAGTTGATTTCAATTTCAAAAAGAATTTCCAGTGGAGACTTAACTCAAACTACGAATATCGTTCGAAAAGATGAAATTGGTTTACTTGCAAACTCATTCGATGAAATGGTTGTTAACTTAAATCAAATCGTTACCAAAACAAAACAAGCATCAAAACTGACACTTCATACTTCAGAACAATTGCGTTCATCTGTTAATGAAGTTGCAGTTGCTTCTAATCAGATCACCGCGGCTATTGATGAAATTGCTAAAGGATCAGAAAACCAAGCAACAATTAGTCAAGAGACAGATGATAAAATTCATCAGTTTATGGAACTTGCTACTGAGTTGGAAGAACAAAAAAATGAAGTCATTGAAAAAGCATTGCAAACACAAGAGACAATTAGTGACAATCAATCTGTCTTAGAAGAAGTAATAAGTGGTGTGCAATCTTTAGCAGAATCTACAGATCATTCTTCCCAGGAAGTCAGTGCATTAGAGGAACGTACACTTCAAATCAAATCAATTCTTGAAACATCAAAAAATATAGCTAAGCAAACAAATATGTTAGCTTTAAATGCTGGGATAGAAGCTGCAAGAGCAGGAAATCACGGAAAAGGTTTTGCAGTTGTAGCTGGTGAGATTAGGGAATTAGCAGAGCAAAGCAAAAAAGCATCGGATCACGTTGAAGATATCATTAGTAGTGTAGATGAATCAATCTCTTCAGTTAATACAACTATGACACAAAATATAGAACAAGCTAAAAACGAACGAATTTCTGCAGAAAAAGCAAAAGCAGCCTTGTTAGAAATTGTAGCATCCATGGATAAAGTTTTGTTAACGGTCAATTTAATGAATAAATTATTGCAAGAACAAAAAACGAACGTGACTGTTATCCAGAGCAATTCAAAGGACTCTTCTGCATATGCGATGGAGACTACATCAAGTACTGAAGAAGTCGCCGCATCTGCAACTGAAACTACAGCAAATATGAATATAGTTCTCAAAAGCATTGAGGAATTGTTATCTATGTCCACCGAATTAAATAAATCTGTTGAGCGTTTCAAAGTTAACCAGGATGAACAGAAATAA
- a CDS encoding amidohydrolase, translated as MSLNKYIQKIEELFPEMVEWRRHLHMNPELSFQEFKTTQFIYDKLLNWGIKSKKSKNDHGVIGTIEGSKPGPTVALRADIDALPIQDQKNVNYASQKHNIMHACGHDGHTSSLLAIAKILQENRSELNGNIRLIFQPAEERHPGGALNMIENGALDNVDVIYGVHLWTPLQTGIVSSIAGPFMASVDEFEIHIEGEGGHAGLPHETVDSTYIGAQLVVQLQSIVSRMVNPLDPAVVSVGSFHSGNSFNVISSLCTINGTVRTFSDEIRAHIQKRFTHICEQVGIMYGAKIKLNYFNGYPTVVNHEEETNRFFNVGKKDLMNLKIISSPLIMAGEDFSYYLKKVPGCFMFVGAGNEDTGMTYPHHHPKFDFDESAMRNAVQLLLGMTLDYMYVN; from the coding sequence ATGAGTTTGAATAAATATATTCAAAAGATTGAAGAACTTTTTCCTGAAATGGTGGAATGGAGAAGGCATTTGCATATGAATCCTGAGTTATCTTTTCAGGAATTTAAAACGACTCAATTTATATACGATAAACTCTTGAATTGGGGAATAAAATCGAAAAAATCAAAAAATGATCATGGAGTGATTGGCACCATTGAAGGTAGTAAACCTGGACCTACCGTTGCATTAAGAGCAGATATTGATGCATTACCTATTCAGGATCAAAAAAACGTGAATTATGCTTCACAAAAACATAATATTATGCATGCTTGCGGTCATGATGGTCATACATCAAGTTTACTTGCTATAGCAAAAATATTACAAGAAAATAGATCCGAGTTGAATGGGAATATTAGACTCATATTTCAGCCTGCTGAGGAACGACATCCTGGTGGAGCATTAAACATGATAGAAAACGGTGCATTAGATAATGTAGATGTTATTTATGGAGTTCATTTATGGACACCATTGCAAACAGGGATTGTTTCTTCTATTGCTGGACCTTTTATGGCATCGGTAGATGAGTTTGAGATTCATATTGAAGGGGAAGGGGGACATGCAGGATTACCACATGAAACTGTGGATAGTACATACATTGGAGCACAATTAGTTGTCCAGTTACAGTCCATTGTAAGTCGAATGGTTAATCCGCTAGACCCTGCTGTAGTCTCTGTTGGATCCTTTCATTCAGGAAATAGTTTTAACGTCATATCCTCCCTTTGTACCATTAATGGTACTGTGCGAACGTTTAGTGATGAAATAAGAGCCCATATTCAAAAACGGTTTACTCATATTTGTGAACAAGTTGGAATAATGTACGGTGCTAAAATAAAATTAAATTATTTTAATGGATACCCAACTGTTGTAAATCATGAAGAAGAAACGAATCGTTTTTTTAATGTGGGAAAAAAAGATCTTATGAATTTAAAAATTATATCATCTCCACTCATAATGGCGGGGGAAGACTTTTCATATTACTTAAAAAAAGTACCAGGATGTTTTATGTTTGTAGGTGCAGGAAATGAAGATACAGGGATGACCTATCCTCATCATCACCCAAAATTTGACTTTGATGAAAGCGCAATGAGGAATGCTGTGCAATTGCTTTTAGGAATGACGTTAGATTATATGTATGTAAATTAG
- a CDS encoding YlbG family protein has translation MFTGRTGLIIWVKHIKALRLVERYGNIHYVSKKLKYVVLYVNEDKVEQVIVQLNKLNFVTNVERSYRREIKTEYDTNVPDKTRFYSI, from the coding sequence ATGTTTACTGGAAGAACTGGACTCATCATATGGGTTAAACATATTAAAGCATTAAGGTTAGTTGAAAGATATGGTAATATCCATTATGTTTCAAAAAAATTAAAGTATGTAGTATTGTATGTAAATGAAGATAAGGTAGAGCAAGTTATTGTGCAATTAAATAAGCTTAATTTTGTTACAAATGTTGAAAGATCATATCGTAGAGAAATTAAAACGGAATATGATACTAATGTTCCTGATAAGACCAGATTTTACTCCATTTAG
- a CDS encoding DNA repair helicase XPB, with protein MSCLIVQADSTILFETNSPQYVEISAYLSLFSDLMKTPEHVHTYKITPLSMWNASASGMKSQDIIDFLKKHSKFEIPLKICKEIQMYMNRYGILRLEKNNDQLTLISRDSEIMKQIRKSKALQPYLQDQIDNFSSKINLVHRGLIKQELIQLGFPVEDIAGYLSGERLQIQLSNVNLRDYQTDAIEAFYQGGKKTGGSGLIVLPCGSGKTIVGIGVMSKVNCETLILTTNVTSVKQWKREILTKTDVPEELIGEYTGDIKQVKPITIATYQILTHRKNKNADFIHMELFKKRDWGLIIYDEVHLLPAPVFRETATIQATRRLGLTATLIREDGREEDVFSLVGPKRFYFPWKQLEQHGWISKVECYEIRVDLSSDVIDQYHQMENQKNKFRLASENPMKINVIKQLLKLHAEIPTLIIGQYINQLKEISNHFQAPLITGELSHTERDRLYNEFKEGEIKLLVVSKVANFAIDLPDAAVAIQVSGSFGSRQEEAQRLGRVLRPKKSKNQAHFYTLVTRDSKEQEFSLKRQLFLVEQGYQYHILDARHITNKELLTS; from the coding sequence GTGTCATGTTTAATTGTACAAGCTGATTCCACCATACTTTTTGAAACCAATTCACCTCAATACGTGGAGATCAGCGCGTATTTATCTCTTTTTTCAGATCTAATGAAAACACCTGAACATGTTCATACCTATAAAATAACCCCATTATCCATGTGGAATGCATCCGCGTCTGGCATGAAATCTCAAGACATTATTGATTTTTTGAAAAAGCATAGTAAATTTGAGATTCCATTAAAAATTTGTAAAGAAATTCAAATGTACATGAATCGATATGGAATATTAAGATTGGAAAAAAATAATGATCAATTAACATTAATATCTAGAGACTCAGAAATCATGAAGCAAATCAGAAAATCTAAAGCTCTTCAACCTTATTTGCAAGATCAAATTGATAACTTTTCATCTAAAATTAACTTGGTACATAGAGGTTTAATCAAACAAGAACTGATTCAATTAGGATTTCCAGTTGAAGATATTGCAGGGTATTTATCGGGTGAAAGATTACAAATACAGTTGAGTAATGTGAATTTAAGAGATTATCAAACGGACGCTATCGAGGCTTTTTACCAAGGAGGAAAAAAAACTGGGGGGAGCGGTCTTATTGTTCTTCCTTGTGGTTCTGGTAAAACCATTGTAGGCATAGGTGTGATGTCCAAAGTGAATTGTGAGACTTTAATTCTAACTACGAATGTAACCTCTGTGAAGCAATGGAAGAGGGAGATATTAACTAAAACGGATGTTCCTGAAGAATTAATCGGCGAATATACTGGGGATATAAAACAAGTGAAACCAATCACAATCGCTACCTATCAAATCTTAACACATCGAAAAAACAAAAATGCAGATTTTATTCATATGGAATTATTTAAAAAAAGAGATTGGGGATTGATTATTTACGATGAAGTACATTTGCTTCCTGCTCCTGTTTTTAGAGAAACAGCCACTATTCAAGCAACTAGAAGATTGGGATTAACGGCAACTTTAATCAGAGAGGATGGGAGAGAAGAAGATGTATTCTCATTAGTTGGACCTAAACGGTTTTATTTTCCTTGGAAGCAATTGGAGCAACATGGATGGATATCTAAAGTGGAATGTTATGAGATTAGAGTAGATTTATCATCTGATGTTATAGATCAGTATCATCAAATGGAAAACCAAAAAAATAAGTTTAGGTTGGCGAGTGAAAATCCCATGAAGATAAACGTGATTAAACAGTTGCTTAAACTGCATGCTGAAATACCTACACTTATCATCGGACAATATATAAATCAGCTAAAAGAAATCTCAAATCATTTTCAAGCCCCTTTGATTACAGGGGAATTATCTCATACTGAGAGAGATCGATTATATAATGAATTTAAAGAGGGGGAGATCAAATTACTTGTTGTATCGAAAGTAGCTAATTTTGCTATTGATTTACCAGATGCAGCAGTGGCAATTCAAGTTTCTGGGAGTTTTGGATCAAGGCAAGAAGAGGCACAGAGATTGGGAAGAGTTTTAAGGCCAAAAAAATCAAAAAATCAAGCTCATTTTTATACGCTTGTGACTAGAGACTCGAAAGAGCAAGAATTTTCACTGAAACGACAGCTGTTTTTGGTTGAACAAGGTTATCAATATCATATCCTTGATGCGAGACACATAACTAACAAGGAGTTGTTAACTTCATGA